A genomic region of Sander lucioperca isolate FBNREF2018 chromosome 6, SLUC_FBN_1.2, whole genome shotgun sequence contains the following coding sequences:
- the hdhd3 gene encoding haloacid dehalogenase-like hydrolase domain-containing protein 3 — protein MRAPLRWVLWDVKDTLLKVRASVGEQYCKEAERVGLNLSPVEVEAAFRQVYRHHSSRYPNYGVTHGLDGQSWWMGVVRDTFSQCRVQDPALLNTVAHNLYHNFCNAENWEVFSDSKKTLECCSSLGLKLGVVSNFDSRLEKILHVCGLRSHFSFLITSEEAGISKPSPAIFDQALQRCGVPATSVAHIGDHYVNDYLASRSVGIHGFLLDRHNKHNQPDVPREHRLSSLEELPSQLQLHID, from the exons ATGCGAGCTCCTCTGCGCTGGGTGCTATGGGATGTGAAAGACACCCTGCTGAAGGTGCGTGCATCTGTGGGAGAGCAGTACTGCAAGGAGGCTGAACGAGTGGGCTTGAACCTCAGTCCTGTGGAGGTCGAAGCTGCTTTCCGCCAGGTGTATCGACATCATTCCAGCAGATACCCAAACTATGGCGTCACTCATGGTCTGGATGGACAGTCTTGGTGGATGGGAGTGGTGCGAGACACTTTCTCCCAGTGCAGGGTACAGGACCCAGCCCTCCTAAATACAGTGGCTCACAACCTTTATCATAACTTCTGCAATGCAGAGAACTGGGAG GTATTTTCAGACTCAAAGAAGACCCTGGAGTGTTGCTCTTCTCTAGGACTGAAGCTGGGTGTGGTATCAAACTTTGATAGCCGCCTAGAAAAGATTCTACATGTTTGTGGCCTGCGGTCTCACTTCAGCTTTTTGATAACATCAGAGGAAGCAGGTATATCAAAGCCAAGTCCAGCCATCTTTGACCAGGCACTGCAGAGATGTGGAGTACCAGCTACTAGTGTAGCTCATATTGGGGACCACTATGTGAATGATTACCTCGCCTCTCGGTCTGTGGGCATCCATGGGTTCCTATTAGACAGACACAACAAGCATAACCAACCTGACGTTCCTCGAGAGCATCGGCTTAGCTCCCTGGAGGAGCTGCCGTCACAGCTTCAACTTCACATTGACTAA